TGACCGACTGCACCAGCAGGGTGGTCACCCGGTTGCCGGCGAGCGCGGCGAGCACGGAGTGGAAGGTGTTGAGCTCCTCGAAGTGCTCGTGCTCGTCGGCGGGCTGGTGGTCGTCGAGGAACGGCGCCAGCGCGGCCGTCTTGCGTCGGCGGTCGGCGATGCGGGCCACCTTGGCCGCGATGAGGGGCTCGAGGTCGAGCCAGGTGTCGAAGACCTCGCTGTAGGTCGCGCCACTGAGGGTGTAGTACATGCTCGCCGTCCGGGCGAGGTAGCTGGCGTTGACCGGGGCGACGTAGGGCCCGCCGCCGGGCCCGCGGCGGATCGAGATGAGGCCCTGCACCTCGAGCAGCCGGAGACCCTCGCGCAGGGACTCGCGGCTGACGGAGTACTGCGTGAGCATGTCGGACTCGGCCGGCAGCCGGTCGCCCACCTTGAGGTCGGCCGAGATGATGTCGCGCACGACCGAGGCCGCCACCAGCTCCGACGCCTTGGGCGGTGCGATGCTCGCCGCCGCCTCCGCGTCACGCACGGGCCGCAGGTTGCCCCCCGGCTTGTAGATGATCGGGAGCCCCTTGCGGGGGCCCGGCAGGTCCGGCCTGTCGGTGGTCGTGGTCATCTCGTCACCTCTCCCGTCGGCGTGCGGTCGTCAGTCTAGGTGGGAATCGGTATGAGGAATGGGTTGGCGGACCACGGAGCGGCAGGAATCTCGCCGGATCCGGCGGAGGATCCCGCCTTCGCCCTCGCCGCGATCGCCGAGGACGGCGTGCCCTCGCGTCCCCTCACCGTGGTCGACCTCGACGCCGTCGACGGACCCGGGTCGTGGTTCGCCGGTGCCGGCGCCACGCTCGGCCGGGCGACCCGCCCGCTGAGCGGGTCCGCTCGCGAGGTGGCACGGACGCTCACGACCTCGGTGGTCCCGCCCGGGCTGGCCGACGAGCCGACCCTGGTGGCGGTCGACGACGTCGACGCCACGGTCGCGGCGATCGTGGCGCGCACCTCGCTCGCTCCCCGCACGACGATCGCGCTCGACGGGCTGCTGAGGCTCACCGAGGGGGTCGACGCGGAGACCGGTGTGGTCGCCGAGTCCTTCGCCTACTCGATGCTGCTGGCCTCGCCGGAGTTCGCGGCCTGGCGCGCGAGCCGCGCACCCCGGCAGCGGACGACGACCGCGGACCCGGTGCAACTGCGCCGGGAGGGCGACCGGCTCGACGTCGTGCTCGACCGCCCGGCCCGCGGCAACGCCTTCTCGGCCGACCTCCGGCAGGCCCTGGTCGAGGCGCTGCGGTTCGCCGCCCTCGACCCGTCGCTGACGCTGGTGCGCCTGTCCGGCGAGGGCCGGCACTTCTCGACCGGCGGGGACCTCGACGAGTTCGGCACCGCCCCCGACCCGGGCGCGGCCCACGCCGTCCGCCTCGACCAGAGCGCCGGTCTCGCCGTCCACAGGATCCGGGACCGCGTCGAGGCCCGCGTGCACGGACGGTGCATCGGCGCCGGCATCGAGGTCCCGGCCTTCGCCGGACGCCTGGTCGCCGCCCCGGGGACGACGTTCCAGCTCCCGGAGCTCGAGCTCGGCCTGGTGCCCGGCGCCGGCGGGACGGTGAGCATCCCCGCGCGCATCGGTCGCTGGCGCACGGCGTACCTCGTGCTCACCGGCGTCGCGCTCGGCGCCGCGACCGCGCGGGACTGGGGGCTGGTCGATGCTGTCGAGTGAGGTCGACGTCGCGCGCGCCTGGGCGGAGTCCGGGGGGTCGTGGCTGACCGGCGAGCGCACCGGGTCACCGTCGGCCGCGGGCGCCGGCGCCGCGGGCGTCGCCGAGCACCTGCTCCGCGACGTCGCGGGCCTGGTGGGCGAGGTGCCGGGACTGCCGACGGTGGCGGTCCTGGGGGAGCGCGCCGCCCTCGCCGGGCTGCAGCGCGACGGCGCGCGCTCGTGCGGCGGCGCGAGCCGGATCGTGCCCACCGCCGACGGCCATCTCGTGCTCACCCTGGCCCGCTCGGACGACCTCGCCCTGGTCCCCGCCCTCGTCGAGAGCCCTTGCCTGTCTGGGGATCCGTGGCTCGACGTCGCCGCCTGGGCCCTGCGCTCCACGAGCCGGGAGGCCGCGGCCCGGCTGCACCTGCTCGGCCTTCCCGGCGGGGCGGTCGGAGGCGCGGTGGGCGGCTCGCCGGTCCGGGTGCGGGACGGGGGAGCACGCGTGGCCCGCGAACGCCCGCGCGTGCTCGACCTGAGCTCGCTGTGGGCGGGCCCCCTGTGCGCCCACGTCCTCGGACTCGCCGGCGCTGACGTGGTCAAGGTCGAGAGCACCACGAGGTACGACGGCGCGCGGCGCGGCCACGCGGCCTTCTACGACCTGCTGCACGCCGGCCACCGCAGTGTCGTC
This genomic window from Nocardioides marmoribigeumensis contains:
- a CDS encoding CoA transferase; the protein is MLSSEVDVARAWAESGGSWLTGERTGSPSAAGAGAAGVAEHLLRDVAGLVGEVPGLPTVAVLGERAALAGLQRDGARSCGGASRIVPTADGHLVLTLARSDDLALVPALVESPCLSGDPWLDVAAWALRSTSREAAARLHLLGLPGGAVGGAVGGSPVRVRDGGARVARERPRVLDLSSLWAGPLCAHVLGLAGADVVKVESTTRYDGARRGHAAFYDLLHAGHRSVVLDFADPADRDRLQRLAASADVVVEASRPHALARLGLDADALVTAGVTWVSITAHGRGEPQRVGFGDDVAATAGLVGPGPVFVADAVADPLTGLAAAAAALRSLRGPRAQLLDVSMAGVAAWAAAVPVPDGPPCPASRPSARRPSGTAPGPGADTGAVLHDWLGELR
- a CDS encoding enoyl-CoA hydratase/isomerase family protein, translating into MADHGAAGISPDPAEDPAFALAAIAEDGVPSRPLTVVDLDAVDGPGSWFAGAGATLGRATRPLSGSAREVARTLTTSVVPPGLADEPTLVAVDDVDATVAAIVARTSLAPRTTIALDGLLRLTEGVDAETGVVAESFAYSMLLASPEFAAWRASRAPRQRTTTADPVQLRREGDRLDVVLDRPARGNAFSADLRQALVEALRFAALDPSLTLVRLSGEGRHFSTGGDLDEFGTAPDPGAAHAVRLDQSAGLAVHRIRDRVEARVHGRCIGAGIEVPAFAGRLVAAPGTTFQLPELELGLVPGAGGTVSIPARIGRWRTAYLVLTGVALGAATARDWGLVDAVE
- a CDS encoding FadR/GntR family transcriptional regulator, encoding MTTTTDRPDLPGPRKGLPIIYKPGGNLRPVRDAEAAASIAPPKASELVAASVVRDIISADLKVGDRLPAESDMLTQYSVSRESLREGLRLLEVQGLISIRRGPGGGPYVAPVNASYLARTASMYYTLSGATYSEVFDTWLDLEPLIAAKVARIADRRRKTAALAPFLDDHQPADEHEHFEELNTFHSVLAALAGNRVTTLLVQSVTHIVVDHVVEDMDPLEIPHLDSDHHAIAVAVIDGRARKARDLMHDHIAAIVEHYRTQHPDHMETPIAWR